The following proteins are co-located in the Nerophis lumbriciformis linkage group LG22, RoL_Nlum_v2.1, whole genome shotgun sequence genome:
- the tcf20 gene encoding transcription factor 20 isoform X1 has product MTDDYAGMQQQSLHRGLPHSSQVSPMLAYNARNRGTVEPLPTQGNLHSGNGNNLYRKDTMDYYFSVGGKDRNRRGGLVYGAGFGYPNIDGHIPPQYRHSGSASVLSPGIMSQYSVDYGPSTGSGGGSGAFSPRQFNISQNPALQTIPASQSRQHGQTFSPVHHGQQHRTYPTSGHRMTPQYPQYSPQAGASTGSSGMYSPPPQRYLDGTANTSFDSKVNSSHSVNSNANSASGSVAGNNMGPVENVQQRYHASNYAGYSPHTHPLHKQVTLQHRNSQHNLVVGYDNPLKMQHQGPSPGSVYGKHHQGSNPNIPIAASEELAKSPMHANSQQNQLNQNLSPISNPSPTASAVHSPSCSSTPSPLMGVSETYVNPSGPSHPPTSKVHSSHSHRLMQAVSQLSPTPNSNSSVSSCGSHKGHSMSTVGVNSIPPTNCNKIGVSSGLVSREEGSSVYSSPVVKMQDAGLNSLNALSSQVANLPNTVQHVTLNDNVLSQKKGKDGGHVQQATHGVPPSQPRSRNASAASSTSTVKDVVGVGDGASLDTVAVEGSSYMSVGSSLETKTEQEDHLIEAEHTRRRQMSGASSGSEPYFYHTPSQTQAQTSAHAKTSTCKSSAKEMISKANEVPTALSASPTSECQLTETVLKSHSKLTVSSSRSCNIPLSQPNFVSHPRLVNNTPKGDRSTEITNERIKTENEDGVEKMEKGNNPMLCTGEINTKYGHGKENRLHTASTAHNDGEQKTASEEQQNVGVIVSVRSEGSHFEKGKQPQDLSLKEKQAQSYLKESSHNGEEGIDLSRYSSRHSKSNIEQPQNLAQYGPHKYSFGESTYGSDLSVMNKGRTGPAGVMESSSRGYQQSHTGYGPEQSKDLSSLAEAFGRKGQAAGTKGQEDNSQLQQFPSLLQEVLQGYNLDRRYGRPEQPFPAHLQVQQQFQTRYPYGLVENLRMVDGGANDTMTQVGKPQHPNHRLESKPSFAMHPQSSLKSEPSISKILQKTAKKEGDYSEDNLPQTLEAQLIQPKHINLADYSLPQRKVSNASTLPSAVQELLLQEPEPLKGCTGQAGSQKSERRSVICDVSPNRRSTPERDRESNKEREKNQISASVIQHPFSSTSVNDLNKNDILRKKVVKIEAASTDTGPNTDFRGSGRTNDADMEYHSKSILLNSEPYRQMPHPLSSNLLSSPSRHQSYLQGVDLSTGDANSFAAYRFADSRESSIMPHGNPHFPSHHPYHNLSLQSQANKIQMYPHPRGPLQHSHEISDWVKAMNRSAKDMMMMPVSSPVRPKVSQSEHRQRVATQSDVHSEQHGTKNLLHQQSGFYDMKMWESTHPGKEGPRVIETDPCYRTQPPPPSSVPVCSQGIFPQQKTHVPNTAEPEETKHPCPPPCNSTKPQTDTTSTQPQVLRQTKSGGPAETNPLILRRRVRSFISPIPAKRLLQDASQLRAAANSHQSPGPHSESNHHNEDESSCSEVSRLCSPLHSDNTFPKSLSPSSGNTKALPPKKGRGLKLEAIVQKISPSVTRPASNVDDGTNHYPGFTHTAIPSLSDSQDNDITQFPRVSGGDDAFMEDSRSLNDMMPFRGVDETAPLPLSIYSCEPHQTTQTLKQKDFDFGLGTSVVSVSGDKEDFALLGPLPPPPPLPRPVQGSPPPSSSALSDIQHFTNTYQQLETRRGEPSATNLLRQKLQESGMEFDDYTGSDYYGATSPHHSQFEGHGLSRHPMSSPRCNLSAQDSKSLDNSVPKGYFPSGKKKGRPVGSVNKQKRTQNQGQTQGLVQPEAQNAILNSSQPPLTPIPADPIISETMSILSSPEVSVTASILESKTSPPLTPPILTQVVKVDVESETIQPELEVKPVRRRRKSLKDENGSLERRGRQRVRRGGPAASQSATTDDTDTHVEAKGDNSANRAFLHPNQKGLFIPHIHVENKVPEIGAVCTIVNAEDDKLKGERNAVGGKTGGSGNDSLPASTLSSHVSKRESERRETDEVETTLQSGKALPSSGYVVSGPVHTETKHSGRQLCCLCQKWANYKHLGDLYGPYYPAEYAAKLPKNQPQVRQCQTTTGTIKTGPNSDIDLNTLSTFQPPQTQYPQMTRPTVMSNCTVSLDSNLKSLSTAVRTASFLASNEDMTGEPSATDFSYTSSYSNNTSLTWDMNLDIRPIPELKREPDFEVEQQQFPTQQQPHPADEPQQRPQHRKLTSHPRFKRRHKSSEDSPRMVPSNSKASLPFQPPPPALDSLGPLAQLAQLPQMPMDPEELWVHEGCIVWTSGVYLVNGRLYGLQEALDGARETSCSYCEMIGSTLGCYTKGCTLRYHYLCAIEADCSLNEDNFSLRCPKHKVITDQLLWSTLPQAGYAGRRAGQTSVLGAVRERVRQLQESGCSLDKGLRDDTCCEEELRRTQAEQHKGM; this is encoded by the exons ATGACGGATGATTATGCAGGGATGCAACAGCAGAGCCTGCACAGAGGCCTTCCACACTCCAGTCAAGTCAGCCCAATGCTTGCTTACAATGCTCGGAACAGAGGGACTGTAGAGCCACTGCCAACACAGGGTAACCTTCATAGTGGCAACGGCAACAACCTTTACAGGAAGGACACAATGGATTATTATTTTTCAGTGGGTGGGAAGGACCGGAACAGGAGAGGAGGTCTGGTCTACGGGGCAGGATTTGGATATCCTAATATCGATGGACACATACCGCCCCAGTACAGACATTCTGGCTCTGCATCTGTATTGTCTCCTGGAATAATGTCACAATATTCAGTGGACTACGGACCCAGCACTGGGTCAGGTGGAGGATCTGGAGCATTCTCTCCTCGTCAGTTTAATATCAGTCAGAATCCTGCATTGCAGACTATACCGGCTTCTCAGAGTCGCCAACATGGACAAACCTTTTCTCCAGTGCACCATGGGCAACAGCATAGGACGTATCCAACCTCTGGGCACAGAATGACCCCTCAGTACCCACAGTACTCTCCGCAGGCTGGAGCATCCACGGGGTCATCAGGAATGTACAGCCCCCCTCCACAGAGATATCTTGATGGAACTGCTAACACCAGTTTTGATTCCAAAGTAAACAGTTCTCACAGTGTCAACTCGAATGCAAACTCTGCCTCTGGTTCAGTTGCTGGTAACAATATGGGGCCAGTAGAGAATGTTCAACAGCGTTACCATGCCTCAAATTATGCTGGATATTCTCCACATACACACCCCCTTCACAAACAAGTCACACTACAGCACCGCAACTCGCAGCACAATTTAGTTGTGGGTTATGACAACCCTCTTAAAATGCAGCACCAGGGTCCATCTCCAGGTTCTGTATATGGTAAACATCACCAAGGGTCCAACCCTAATATACCCATTGCAGCATCTGAAGAACTAGCCAAATCCCCAATGCATGCTAATTCCCAACAAAACCAGTTGAACCAAAACCTCAGCCCAATATCCAACCCTTCCCCGACTGCCTCTGCAGTACATTCCCCGAGTTGTAGCTCCACACCTTCCCCATTAATGGGTGTTTCAGAGACCTATGTAAACCCCTCTGGTCCTTCCCACCCTCCCACATCTAAAGTCCATAGCAGTCACAGTCATAGACTGATGCAGGCTGTGTCACAGTTAAGTCCTACACCCAATTCAAATAGTAGCGTCAGTAGTTGTGGCAGTCACAAAGGTCATAGCATGAGCACTGTTGGAGTAAACAGTATCCCACCAACAAACTGCAACAAAATAGGTGTAAGTTCAGGACTTGTGTCAAGAGAGGAAGGTTCATCTGTTTATTCATCTCCAGTTGTGAAGATGCAAGATGCAGGACTGAATAGCCTTAATGCTTTGAGCTCCCAAGTAGCCAATTTACCAAACACAGTTCAACATGTGACGCTTAATGACAATGTGCTCTCACAGAAGAAAGGGAAAGATGGCGGTCACGTGCAACAAGCAACACATGGTGTTCCACCATCACAACCAAGGAGTAGAAATGCAAGCGCGGCCTCAAGCACAAGCACAGTTAAAGATGTAGTGGGAGTTGGTGATGGTGCCAGTTTAGACACGGTTGCTGTTGAAGGCTCTTCTTATATGTCAGTTGGGTCCTCATTAGAGACCAAGACCGAGCAAGAGGATCATTTAATAGAGGCTGAACATACAAGACGGAGGCAAATGAGTGGTGCAAGCAGTGGATCTGAACCATATTTTTATCATACTCCGAGTCAAACCCAGGCACAAACATCAGCACATGCCAAAACCTCCACTTGCAAATCATCAGCAAAAGAAATGATTTCAAAAGCAAATGAAGTTCCCACTGCTTTATCAGCATCTCCCACTTCTGAGTGTCAGTTAACAGAGACTGTGCTAAAATCACATTCAAAACTGACTGTTTCTTCATCCAGGTCGTGTAATATTCCCCTTTCCCAGCCAAACTTTGTCTCACATCCTCGTTTGGTAAATAATACTCCAAAAGGTGATAGGAGTACAGAAATAACAAATGAACGCATCAAAACTGAAAATGAAGATGGGGTTGAGAAGATGGAGAAAGGAAATAACCCAATGTTATGTACTGGAGAAATCAACACAAAATATGGCCATGGCAAAGAAAATAGATTGCACACTGCATCCACTGCACACAATGACGGTGAACAAAAAACAGCTTCTGAAGAACAGCAAAATGTTGGTGTGATTGTTTCAGTTCGTTCTGAGGGAAGTCATTTCGAAAAAGGCAAACAACCGCAGGATCTCTCGCTGAAAGAAAAGCAGGCACAGTCTTATTTAAAGGAGTCTAGTCACAATGGAGAGGAAGGTATTGATCTGAGTCGGTATTCATCTCGTCACTCAAAATCCAATATTGAACAGCCCCAAAATCTTGCCCAGTATGGACCACATAAATATAGTTTTGGAGAGTCAACGTATGGCTCAGATTTGTCTGTGATGAACAAAGGAAGGACTGGCCCAGCAGGTGTAATGGAATCAAGTTCCAGAGGCTATCAGCAATCTCACACTGGCTATGGCCCTGAGCAGTCAAAAGATCTGAGTTCTTTAGCAGAGGCTTTTGGGAGGAAAGGACAAGCTGCAGGAACTAAAGGTCAAGAGGACAATTCGCAATTGCAACAGTTTCCTAGCCTTTTACAAGAAGTTCTTCAAGGTTATAATTTAGACCGACGTTACGGTAGACCAGAACAGCCTTTTCCTGCACATCTTCAAGTTCAACAACAATTTCAAACAAGATACCCATATGGACTGGTAGAAAATCTAAGAATGGTAGATGGAGGAGCCAATGACACTATGACACAAGTTGGAAAACCACAACATCCAAACCACAGACTGGAAAGTAAACCCAGTTTTGCAATGCATCCTCAATCCTCTCTGAAGTCAGAGCCTTCCATCTCCAAAATATTGCAAAAGACGGCAAAAAAGGAAGGGGATTACTCCGAAGATAATTTACCACAAACATTGGAGGCACAGCTAATCCAACCAAAGCATATCAATTTAGCAGACTATTCTCTTCCACAAAGAAAAGTGTCAAATGCATCGACTTTGCCCTCTGCTGTGCAGGAGCTCCTTCTGCAAGAACCTGAGCCACTAAAAGGCTGTACTGGTCAAGCAGGATCCCAAAAATCAGAGCGACGCTCAGTCATCTGTGATGTGTCACCAAATCGACGTAGCACACCTGAAAGGGACCGGGAAAGTAACAAAGAGCGAGAGAAAAATCAGATTTCCGCCTCTGTAATTCAGCATCCATTTTCTTCTACATCTGTCAATGATCTGAATAAAAAtgacattttaagaaaaaaagtggTAAAGATTGAAGCCGCGTCAACTGATACTGGTCCCAACACCGATTTTCGTGGTAGTGGTCGAACTAATGATGCTGATATGGAATATCATTCAAAGTCCATTTTGTTAAATTCGGAACCGTATAGGCAGATGCCCCATCCTCTAAGCTCCAATCTGTTGTCATCACCATCAAGACATCAGTCATATCTTCAGGGTGTCGATTTATCAACAGGTGATGCCAACAGTTTTGCTGCTTATCGGTTTGCAGATTCGAGAGAAAGCAGTATTATGCCACACGGCAACCCTCATTTTCCTTCCCATCATCCCTACCACAACTTATCACTCCAGAGCCAAGCAAATAAGATTCAAATGTATCCTCACCCTCGTGGACCCCTTCAGCATTCGCACGAAATAAGTGATTGGGTGAAAGCAATGAACAGGTCTGCTAAGGACATGATGATGATGCCTGTTTCCTCCCCAGTAAGACCTAAAGTCAGCCAGTCAGAGCACAGACAAAGGGTGGCTACTCAATCAGACGTGCACAGTGAACAACATGGGACCAAAAATTTGCTTCATCAGCAAAGCGGATTCTATGACATGAAAATGTGGGAGTCAACACACCCTGGAAAAGAAGGTCCTAGAGTGATTGAGACTGACCCTTGCTACAGGACGCAACCACCTCCTCCATCATCTGTCCCTGTATGTTCCCAGGGCATTTTCCCTCAGCAAAAGACGCATGTCCCAAATACAGCTGAGCCTGAGGAAACTAAACACCCCTGCCCTCCTCCATGCAACTCTACTAAACCTCAAACTGACACAACCTCTACTCAGCCACAGGTGCTGCGTCAAACTAAGTCTGGGGGACCTGCAGAGACAAATCCTCTTATTTTGAGGAGGAGAGTTCGTTCTTTTATTTCTCCCATTCCTGCCAAAAGGCTACTTCAGGATGCATCTCAGCTCAGGGCTGCCGCAAATTCGCATCAGTCCCCTGGGCCGCACTCTGAGTCAAACCATCACAATGAAGATGAATCATCGTGTTCTGAGGTTTCACGGCTATGTTCCCCTTTGCATAGTGATAATACCTTTCCCAAATCTCTATCCCCGTCGAGTGGTAATACGAAGGCCTTGCCTCCAAAGAAAGGACGAGGTTTGAAACTAGAGGCTATTGTTCAGAAAATATCACCAAGTGTTACGAGGCCTGCAAGCAATGTTGATGATGGAACCAATCATTACCCGGGCTTTACTCACACAGCTATCCCAAGTCTTAGTGATTCACAAGACAATGACATAACCCAATTTCCCAGAGTTTCAGGAGGGGATGATGCTTTTATGGAAGACAGTCGCTCATTAAATGACATGATGCCCTTCAGAGGAGTTGATGAGACGGCCCCATTGCCTCTCTCTATCTACTCATGTGAACCTCACCAAACGACCCAAACTCTCAAACAAAAAGACTTTGACTTTGGATTAGGAACTTCTGTGGTGTCAGTGTCCGGTGACAAGGAAGACTTTGCTTTGCTAGGTCCTTTACCACCACCGCCACCCCTTCCTCGTCCAGTCCAGGGTTCTCCACCCCCATCGTCATCTGCCTTGTCAGACATTCAACATTTCACCAACACTTACCAGCAGCTTGAGACAAGAAGAGGAGAGCCATCTGCCACTAACCTTCTCCGACAAAAACTTCAAGAATCTGGAATGGAATTTGATGATTATACCGGCAGTGACTACTATGGAGCTACCTCACCACATCATAGCCAATTTGAAGGACATGGTCTGAGCAGACATCCGATGTCCTCTCCTCGGTGCAATCTGTCTGCCCAAGATTCTAAGTCTCTGGACAATTCTGTGCCTAAAGGCTAtttcccatccggcaaaaagaaGGGCAGGCCAGTAGGGAGTGTGAACAAACAAAAACGCACTCAAAACCAAGGCCAAACACAAGGTTTGGTCCAACCTGAAGCTCAAAACGCAATTCTGAATTCTTCTCAACCTCCACTAACTCCCATACCAGCAGACCCCATAATTTCAGAAACAATGTCAATTCTAAGTAGCCCAGAAGTCTCTGTCACAGCTTCTATCTTGGAAAGCAAAACTTCTCCCCCTTTGACCCCACCCATTTTAACCCAGGTCGTAAAAGTGGATGTTGAGAGTGAAACGATCCAGCCAGAGCTAGAAGTCAAGCCTGTGAGACGGCGGCGCAAGAGTTTGAAAGATGAAAATGGATCACTAGAAAGAAGAGGGCGTCAAAGGGTAAGAAGAGGAGGGCCTGCAGCATCACAATCAGCCACTACAGATGACACAGATACACATGTAGAGGCAAAAGGGGATAACAGCGCAAATAGAGCATTCTTACATCCAAATCAGAAAGGCCTGTTTATACCACACATACATGTAGAGAACAAAGTACCAGAGATTGGGGCAGTCTGCACAATTGTAAATGCTGAGGATGACAAGTTGAAAGGAGAGCGTAATGCAGTTGGAGGGAAAACAGGTGGGAGTGGAAATGATTCCCTACCAGCTTCAACTCTTTCCTCCCATGTATCCAAGAGAGAATCCGAAAGGAGAGAGACGGACGAAGTGGAAACGACACTTCAGTCAGGAAAAGCACTCCCTTCATCTGGCTATGTTGTTTCAGGGCCTGTTCATACAGAAACGAAACACTCTGGCCGCCAGCTTTGCTGTTTATGTCAAAAATGGGCTAATTACAAACACCTTGGAGATCTTTATGGGCCTTACTATCCTGCCGAATATGCTGCAAAGCTTCCCAAGAATCAGCCCCAAGTTAGACAATGTCAAACAACCACAGGCACAATCAAAACTGGACCAAACTCAGACATCGACTTAAATACTTTGAGTACTTTCCAACCCCCACAAACACAATATCCTCAGATGACCAGACCCACAGTGATGAGTAACTGTACGGTTAGCTTAGATTCAAATCTAAAATCTCTTTCTACTGCAGTAAGAACTGCTAGCTTCTTAGCTAGTAATGAGGATATGACTGGTGAGCCCAGTGCCACTGATTTCTCTTACACCTCCAGCTACAGTAATAACACATCTCTAACCTGGGACATGAACCTTGATATCAGACCTATCCCAGAGCTAAAGAGAGAGCCAGACTTTGAGGTTGAACAGCAACAGTTTCCTACACAGCAGCAACCACATCCAGCGGATGAACCTCAACAACGACCACAACACCGGAAGCTGACCTCACATCCTCGTTTTAAACGGAGGCACAAATCTAGTGAAGACTCTCCTAGAATGGTACCTTCCAACAGTAAGGCCTCGTTGCCCTTCCAGCCTCCACCGCCAGCCTTGGACTCCCTGGGACCGTTGGCACAACTTGCCCAATTGCCTCAGATGCCCATGGACCCAGAGGAGTTGTGGGTTCATGAAGGGTGTATCGTGTGGACCAGTGGAGTCTACCTTGTCAATGGGAGATTATATGGCCTGCAGGAGGCACTGGATGGCGCCAGAGAAACG AGTTGTTCATACTGTGAGATGATTGGCTCTACCCTGGGCTGCTACACTAAAGGCTGTACACTTCGATACCACTATCTGTGTGCCATTGAAGCAG ATTGTTCTCTTAACGAAGACAACTTCTCACTGCGATGTCCGAAGCACAAG GTTATTACTGATCAACTTCTTTGGTCAACTCTACCTCAAGCAGGTTACGCAGGGCGTCGGGCCGGCCAAACCAGCGTACTCGGAGCAGTCAGAGAGAGGGTGAGACAACTGCAGGAGTCTGGATGCA